From Mesorhizobium sp. Pch-S:
TCAACGCGATGTCCGGGAGAGGTTTTGGTGGGCGGTGACCAACCCCTTCTCCCCTTGTGGGAGAAGGTGGCCCGAAGGGCCGGATGAGGGGTGCTGGAAGAAACGAGACTGAGGAAATTACATCTGTATAACAGCATCTTAACCCGAAAGGTCGCGATCCGTCCAACACCCCTCATCCGACCTCGCCTGCGGCTCGGCCACCTTCTCCCACAAGGGGAGAAGGCAACGCGGCGAAGCGGCTCTCAACTCACTCACCCGGCGCATCAAAGGCCTTCGACACCTGCTCGATGCTCTGGTGCAGTGCGGTCAATCCGCCGCCGACCAGGTACCAGTTGGCAGGCTCCAGATAGACGACCTGGTTCTTCTTCCAGGCCGTCGTCTGCCGGACCAGCTCGTTGTCGAGGAAGGACTTCGCCGGGCTGCCCTCGCGGCCGATGGCGGCATCGCGGTCGATGACATAGAGCCAGTCCGGGTTGGTCTTGAGGATGTATTCGAACGAGACCGGCTGGCCGTGCGTGCCGGTGTCGAGGCCGGTGGCGGCGGGAACGATGCCGAAGGCGTCATGCAGGATGCCGAAGCGCGAGCCCGGGCCGTAGGCGCTGATGCGGCCGCCGGTGGTGAGCACGATCAAACCCTTGCCCTTGCTGGCCGCCTTGGCCTTCAGGGCGGACACGGCGCTGTCGAGTTCCGCGACGGCCTTTTCAGCCTCCTGCTGCTTGCCGAAGATGCGGCCAAGCGTCTTCACATTGTTCTCGACCGAGCCGAGGTAATCCTTGGCATTGCCGGTAAGATCGATGGTCGGCGCGATCTTCGCCAGCTCGGCGAACTTGGCGGCGGAACGGCCGCCGACGATGATGAGGTCGGGCCTGGCGGCATTGACCGCCTCATAGTCCGGCTCGAACAGCGTGCCGATCTTGGCGTAGCTGTCGGCATTGTATTTGGCGAGGTAGGCCGGCTTCGGCCCACCCGGAACGCCCGCCACCGCCACGCCGAGGCGGTCGAGAGTGTCCAATGTGGCAAGGTCAAACACCAGGACCTTGGCCGGCTGGCCGCTGAGCTTCGTCTCGCCCTGCGCATGGCTGACGGCAATCTCTTGTGCCTGCGCGGGCAGACACGCCAGCACCACAAGGGCCAGCGAGGCAATGAGGGGACTGATCTTGCTGAACATTTTTTCCTGCCTTTCGAATTGCGCCGGCTTAGTTGCCGTCGGGCGTTGTCGATCCGCCGGCTGCCGGAGCCGGGTTGATGCCGAGCAGCGAAAAGCGCAGGGCGTCGGCGACCGCGAGAGGGATCATGCTGCCGTGGCTTTCGTCGGCGAACTGGCGGTAGCCAAGCATGAGCCGACTTGCCTTGAGGGCGTCGTGGACATCGTGGCCATTCGGCCCGGAGCGCAGCGTTTCGATCTTCGCGATGGTCGCGGCATCGGCTCCCGGTCGCTGCGCACGCTTGCCGCTGGTCTCGATCAGCAGCCTGCTGCCCTCGCCCGAAGACGGGTCGCGCAGGAACTGCTGCATTTCATTCAGGATCGAGCGTCCGTTCCACCAGATCGAGGGGTCGGCGGCGATGTAGGTCTGGAAAGCATCCGGCCTGGAGAACAGCACATGCAGGGCGAACAGCCCGCCCAGCGAATGCCCGAAAAGCGTCTGCTGTTTCCGGTCGACCGCAACGCGGCGCTCGACCTCCGGCTTGACCGTTCTCTCAAGGAACTCGAGGAAGGCATCGTTTCCGCCAGTCTTCGGCGCGCTCATGCCCGGCGGGATCAGCTCAGCCGGCGTCAGCGGCGTCAGGTCGAAGAAGCGCAGGCGCACGATCTCGTCGCGCTTGTCGCTGGGATAGCCGATGCCGACGAGGACAGCCTGCATCTCCGGCGCTCCGGCCAGCGCCTGCCGCGCCAGGTCGAAGGTGGTGTTGCCGTCGATCAGATAGACAACCGGGTAGCCTTGCGCGGGCGGCTGCCCTTCGGGCACGGAGAGGAAGACCCTGCGCGTGACCTTATCCAGGCCGCCGAGATCGAAGCTTGTGCGCATCGGCTCATCGGCGATTGCGGTGCCTGCGACGGCAACCGCCACCGCCGCGGCTCCGATTATTGCGTTCAACGTCCGGCCGACCATCGTCAGAAGGTCGACCTGAGGCTCATCCAGAGCCGGCGGCCCTCGACCACGGCGTTGTAGTCGTTGGTTTCGACACGCTTGTCGAAGACGTTGTAGATGGCGGCGTTGAGCGTGACGTTCTCGTTGAAAGAGTAGGACGCGCCGATGTCGGCGGTGAGATAGGCGCCGTATTTGCGGGCGCGGATGGTCTTGCCGTCACTGCCATAGACCGGCGTGCCCTGCGTGCCGATGCGCAGCCCGGAATTGACCTCGGAGCCATGGTAGTTGCCGGCCGCCCAGGCGCTTAAGCCGTCGATCGGCGTCGTCCAGTCGGCGCGGATGTTGCCCATATGCGTCGGCGTGCGCGTCAGCGGCAGGCCGGCGAAGTCGCCCGTCTTCTGTTCGGAATCGGTGTAGGTGTAGCTGGCGCGCAGGGTCACCGTGTCGATGACCTGCCAGTCCGCCGTCAGCTCGACGCCCTGCAGCACGGCATCGTCGATGTTGTAGCTGTACCAGAGCCGGTAGTTCGGGTCCTCCTTCCAGCGCGCGATCGAACCATCCGGATTGTAGACCAGCGCGTTCGAG
This genomic window contains:
- a CDS encoding siderophore ABC transporter substrate-binding protein — translated: MFSKISPLIASLALVVLACLPAQAQEIAVSHAQGETKLSGQPAKVLVFDLATLDTLDRLGVAVAGVPGGPKPAYLAKYNADSYAKIGTLFEPDYEAVNAARPDLIIVGGRSAAKFAELAKIAPTIDLTGNAKDYLGSVENNVKTLGRIFGKQQEAEKAVAELDSAVSALKAKAASKGKGLIVLTTGGRISAYGPGSRFGILHDAFGIVPAATGLDTGTHGQPVSFEYILKTNPDWLYVIDRDAAIGREGSPAKSFLDNELVRQTTAWKKNQVVYLEPANWYLVGGGLTALHQSIEQVSKAFDAPGE
- a CDS encoding alpha/beta hydrolase-fold protein, which codes for MAVAVAGTAIADEPMRTSFDLGGLDKVTRRVFLSVPEGQPPAQGYPVVYLIDGNTTFDLARQALAGAPEMQAVLVGIGYPSDKRDEIVRLRFFDLTPLTPAELIPPGMSAPKTGGNDAFLEFLERTVKPEVERRVAVDRKQQTLFGHSLGGLFALHVLFSRPDAFQTYIAADPSIWWNGRSILNEMQQFLRDPSSGEGSRLLIETSGKRAQRPGADAATIAKIETLRSGPNGHDVHDALKASRLMLGYRQFADESHGSMIPLAVADALRFSLLGINPAPAAGGSTTPDGN